One genomic window of Clostridioides sp. ES-S-0054-01 includes the following:
- the deoC gene encoding deoxyribose-phosphate aldolase, which translates to MKHILKTVDHTILKATTTWEDIKILCDEAVNMSVASVCIPPSYVKRASEYLKGKIKICTVIGFPLGYQTTATKVFEAKDAVENGADEVDMVVNISDIKNKDYDNIENEIREIKKVIGDKLLKVIIETCYLDEGEKVKMCEIVTMSGADFIKTSTGMGTGGATLEDIKLMKEHIGKNVKIKAAGGVKSISDAEKFIEAGAGRLGTSSICKILKNENTTDY; encoded by the coding sequence ATGAAACATATATTAAAAACGGTAGACCATACTATTTTAAAAGCTACAACTACATGGGAAGATATTAAAATCTTATGTGATGAAGCTGTAAATATGAGTGTAGCATCAGTTTGTATACCACCATCATATGTAAAAAGAGCATCAGAATATCTAAAAGGCAAAATAAAAATATGCACAGTGATAGGATTTCCTCTAGGATACCAAACTACTGCAACAAAAGTATTTGAAGCAAAAGATGCTGTTGAAAATGGAGCAGATGAAGTTGATATGGTTGTAAATATTTCAGATATAAAAAATAAAGATTACGATAATATAGAAAATGAGATAAGAGAAATAAAAAAAGTTATAGGAGATAAATTATTAAAAGTCATTATAGAGACATGTTATTTAGATGAAGGTGAAAAAGTAAAGATGTGTGAAATAGTGACAATGTCAGGTGCAGACTTTATAAAAACATCTACTGGAATGGGAACAGGTGGAGCTACTTTAGAAGATATAAAGCTTATGAAAGAGCATATTGGAAAAAATGTAAAAATAAAGGCTGCAGGAGGCGTTAAATCAATTTCTGATGCAGAGAAATTTATAGAGGCAGGAGCCGGAAGACTAGGAACTAGCTCAATATGTAAAATATTAAAAAATGAGAATACAACAGACTATTAA
- the cdeA gene encoding multidrug efflux MATE transporter CdeA has protein sequence MENLFTRKFTTFEFLKFVSPAIISMIFISLYTIIDGIFVSTLVGSDALASINIVLPIINLVCGFGIMMATGGGAIVSIRMGENRQDEANSTFSFIVLFSLIVGILFTVISYFFIKEISILLGATDKLLPYCITYGKVMILCTPFYILKFIFEYFARTDGNSKFSLFLSVIGGITNIILDYVFIKYFGMGLLGAAVATAIGIILTCVLGIIYFISSKSTLKLRKPKTDFRLIRDTMINGSSEMVTELSTGITTFLFNIVALRLAGENGLAALTIVLYAHFLMTSVYLGFAAGVSPLISYNFGAENSDKLKETFKHSLKFIFVSSLLVFVVALVFAPFIVRVFVNPDNTVFKLALQGLKIFAFAFLFVGINIFASGFFTAFHNGKISAIISFSRAFVFIIIGIITLPPMLNLTGLWLTVPFAEVLTIFISILFIKKYKSRYKY, from the coding sequence ATGGAAAATTTATTTACAAGAAAATTCACTACTTTTGAATTTCTAAAATTTGTTTCTCCTGCAATTATATCCATGATATTTATATCTTTATACACAATAATAGATGGCATCTTTGTATCAACATTAGTTGGTTCAGATGCTCTTGCTAGTATAAATATTGTACTACCTATAATTAACCTTGTTTGTGGATTTGGAATAATGATGGCAACTGGTGGAGGAGCTATCGTTTCTATACGTATGGGTGAAAATAGACAGGATGAAGCCAACTCTACATTTTCTTTTATAGTTTTGTTTTCATTGATTGTTGGGATTTTATTCACAGTAATCTCATATTTCTTCATCAAGGAAATATCTATTTTACTTGGTGCAACAGATAAGTTATTACCATATTGTATAACGTATGGTAAAGTTATGATTTTATGTACACCATTTTATATTTTAAAATTTATATTTGAATACTTTGCAAGAACTGATGGAAATTCTAAATTTAGTTTATTTCTATCAGTTATTGGTGGAATAACAAATATAATATTAGATTATGTGTTTATTAAATATTTTGGAATGGGTCTTTTAGGAGCCGCAGTTGCAACTGCTATAGGTATTATTTTAACTTGTGTTTTAGGTATTATTTACTTCATATCCAGTAAGTCTACACTAAAACTAAGAAAGCCAAAAACTGATTTTAGGCTTATAAGAGATACTATGATAAATGGTTCTTCTGAGATGGTTACAGAGTTGTCTACAGGAATTACAACATTCTTATTTAATATAGTAGCTTTAAGATTAGCAGGAGAAAATGGACTTGCTGCTCTTACCATAGTATTATATGCTCATTTTTTAATGACATCAGTCTATCTAGGATTTGCTGCTGGAGTATCTCCATTAATAAGCTACAATTTTGGTGCTGAAAATAGTGATAAGTTAAAAGAAACATTTAAACATTCTCTAAAATTTATATTTGTTTCTTCTCTTTTAGTGTTCGTTGTTGCTTTAGTTTTTGCACCATTTATTGTTAGAGTTTTTGTAAATCCAGATAACACAGTATTTAAGTTAGCCTTACAGGGATTAAAAATATTTGCATTTGCTTTTTTATTTGTTGGCATAAATATATTTGCATCAGGATTTTTTACGGCATTTCACAATGGAAAAATTTCAGCTATTATATCTTTTAGTCGTGCCTTTGTTTTTATAATCATAGGAATCATAACTCTTCCTCCTATGTTGAACCTGACTGGATTATGGCTTACAGTTCCATTTGCTGAAGTTCTAACCATATTTATATCTATTCTATTTATAAAAAAATATAAAAGTAGATATAAATATTAA
- a CDS encoding ABC transporter permease, whose amino-acid sequence MNELKPYIKFFNKNTKLYIIIFMIVGIVINILPVFILKIFGEASKDNLSTIVNPILTYITILIFVYGVNIANKDFSGALSIRADRKSCIKAIVIDLIILSFVISILGIVLIFLSKLFIEIMTGYSIDLSVLLKRDMIWTSISALIEPSTSSIALTYLNYFVQICINEMCVGLIGVLLGAFTYRVRKVTSITILIGLPILMVIYIVNFATKNMHKMLVYLEKIIYSFQNPFILLGTKVGIIVICIIFIILLLRKAPIKEYANDLL is encoded by the coding sequence TTGAATGAATTAAAGCCGTATATAAAATTTTTTAATAAAAATACTAAATTGTATATAATTATATTTATGATTGTGGGAATTGTTATAAACATTTTGCCAGTGTTTATCCTCAAAATTTTTGGTGAAGCATCTAAAGATAATTTATCTACAATTGTGAATCCTATTTTAACATATATAACTATACTGATATTTGTGTATGGAGTAAATATAGCAAATAAAGACTTTTCAGGAGCTTTAAGTATAAGAGCAGATAGAAAAAGTTGTATAAAAGCTATTGTCATAGATTTAATTATTTTGAGCTTTGTGATTTCTATTTTAGGTATAGTTTTGATTTTTTTATCAAAGTTATTTATAGAAATTATGACAGGTTATAGTATAGACCTATCAGTTTTACTAAAGAGAGATATGATTTGGACGTCTATATCTGCACTGATAGAGCCTTCAACATCAAGTATAGCACTAACTTATTTAAATTATTTTGTGCAAATATGTATAAATGAAATGTGTGTAGGACTTATAGGAGTATTACTTGGAGCTTTTACATATAGAGTTAGAAAAGTTACTAGTATTACTATATTGATAGGATTACCGATATTAATGGTAATTTATATAGTTAATTTTGCAACTAAAAATATGCATAAGATGCTTGTGTACTTAGAAAAAATTATTTATTCATTTCAGAATCCTTTTATTTTATTAGGAACAAAAGTAGGAATTATAGTTATTTGCATAATATTTATAATTTTATTACTTAGAAAAGCACCAATTAAAGAGTATGCAAATGACTTATTGTAA
- a CDS encoding 4Fe-4S binding protein — MKLLSKINNNIRLIVQVAFTALTNGYVNGFLEGTIYGGESKKLCVPGLNCYSCPGALGACPIGSLQAVLSSREYKFSFYVVGFFMAFGAIFGRFVCGWLCPFGLFQDFLYKIPFPVKIKKVYGDKYLKYLKYIVLIMFVIILPITVVNVAGGGNPWFCKWICPSGTLLGGIPLILENENLRESIGFLFSWKLSILLLILLMSIMIYRPFCRYICPLGAIYSFFNPISIYRFKIDKYKCTNCTECQAKCKFDIPVYKDLNSLDCIRCGECIKVCPHNAITTTFSKDKNIYKKRYKSRER; from the coding sequence ATGAAGTTATTATCTAAGATAAACAATAATATAAGACTTATTGTTCAGGTTGCATTTACAGCATTGACAAATGGATATGTAAATGGATTTTTAGAAGGAACTATCTATGGAGGAGAAAGTAAAAAATTGTGTGTTCCTGGATTGAATTGTTATTCATGCCCAGGTGCACTTGGAGCATGTCCAATAGGTTCATTACAAGCAGTTCTATCAAGTAGAGAGTATAAATTCTCATTTTATGTTGTTGGTTTTTTTATGGCATTTGGTGCTATTTTTGGTAGATTTGTTTGTGGTTGGCTTTGTCCTTTTGGACTTTTTCAAGATTTCCTATATAAAATACCATTTCCAGTAAAGATAAAAAAAGTTTATGGTGATAAATATTTAAAATATCTAAAGTATATAGTCTTAATAATGTTTGTAATTATTCTGCCAATTACTGTTGTAAACGTAGCAGGAGGTGGAAACCCTTGGTTTTGCAAGTGGATTTGTCCTTCAGGTACACTTTTGGGAGGAATACCACTTATTTTAGAAAATGAGAATTTAAGAGAATCAATAGGATTTTTATTTAGCTGGAAGTTAAGTATTTTGTTATTGATATTGTTGATGTCAATCATGATTTATAGACCATTTTGCAGGTATATATGCCCTTTAGGAGCAATTTATAGCTTTTTTAATCCTATTTCAATATATAGATTTAAAATTGATAAATATAAATGTACGAATTGCACAGAATGCCAAGCAAAGTGTAAATTTGATATACCAGTATATAAAGATTTAAATAGTTTGGATTGTATCAGATGTGGTGAATGTATAAAAGTTTGTCCACACAATGCAATAACTACGACTTTTTCGAAAGATAAGAATATTTATAAAAAAAGATATAAAAGTAGGGAGAGATAA
- a CDS encoding DUF1002 domain-containing protein, translating into MKFKKQISSIIVSTMLVLGSMNLSYADGTNVVTLGANLSESQKQQMLNYFGVKKDQVLVLDVTNAEERQYLQGVATEGQLGKVTISCSYVEPTKKGNGINVKTANLTWVTSSMIASTLTTAGLEDANVIAAAPYPVSGTGALTGIMKAFEDASGKKLDETKKEIASEELVVTGDLGDDIGQEKATGVMNDIKTEIVKNGTKDTNQIANTINNVVNNYNITITPEQKEQIEGVMKKIADQDYDYNNMKNTLDNVSDNVNEQLKKLGESVKGSGIIDTIGGWFSGIGDWFSGLFSGGDKKDLGILNNTNDESLGSNAVINSTEGVQINPQNNSDSNSDSDTANSENNNQSNDENKDSSQPNENDTTNNSENQSNNNDSAGFFEKIKNWLSSLF; encoded by the coding sequence ATGAAGTTTAAAAAACAAATTAGTTCTATTATTGTATCTACTATGCTTGTACTTGGAAGTATGAATCTTTCTTATGCAGACGGTACAAATGTAGTTACACTTGGAGCTAACTTATCAGAATCTCAAAAGCAACAAATGCTTAATTACTTTGGAGTAAAAAAAGACCAAGTCTTAGTTTTAGATGTAACAAATGCAGAAGAAAGACAATACTTACAAGGTGTTGCAACAGAAGGTCAACTTGGAAAAGTTACTATATCTTGTTCATATGTTGAACCTACTAAAAAAGGAAATGGAATTAATGTTAAAACAGCAAATTTAACTTGGGTAACTAGCTCAATGATTGCTTCAACACTTACAACAGCTGGTCTTGAAGATGCAAATGTTATTGCTGCTGCTCCATATCCTGTAAGTGGTACTGGTGCATTAACAGGAATCATGAAGGCATTTGAGGATGCTTCAGGAAAGAAACTTGATGAAACAAAGAAAGAAATTGCTTCTGAAGAATTGGTAGTTACAGGTGATTTAGGAGATGATATAGGTCAAGAAAAAGCAACAGGTGTAATGAATGATATAAAAACAGAAATTGTAAAGAATGGTACAAAGGATACCAATCAAATAGCAAATACAATAAATAATGTTGTAAATAATTACAATATTACTATTACACCAGAACAAAAAGAACAAATTGAAGGTGTAATGAAAAAAATAGCTGACCAAGATTATGATTATAATAACATGAAAAATACATTAGATAATGTATCTGATAATGTAAATGAGCAATTAAAGAAATTAGGTGAAAGTGTTAAGGGTTCTGGCATAATAGATACTATTGGTGGATGGTTTAGTGGAATAGGAGACTGGTTCTCTGGTTTATTCTCAGGTGGAGATAAAAAAGATTTAGGAATCTTAAATAACACTAATGATGAGTCTCTTGGCTCTAATGCTGTAATAAACTCTACAGAAGGTGTTCAAATAAATCCACAAAATAATAGTGATTCTAATAGTGATAGTGATACAGCTAACTCAGAAAATAACAATCAAAGTAATGACGAAAATAAAGATAGCTCTCAACCAAATGAAAATGACACAACAAATAATTCAGAAAATCAATCAAATAATAATGACTCAGCTGGTTTTTTTGAAAAAATAAAAAATTGGTTATCAAGCTTATTTTAG
- a CDS encoding ABC transporter ATP-binding protein, with the protein MNSSIKIENLYHSFNKQNVFNNMSLNFEKNKIYGLLGKNGAGKTTLLNIMVNQLIQNEGEIEILGKNLKEDIKVLEEVCIVREKEFYSPDFKVGQVFEFSSSFYKSYDKSLEEELCKYFDLNTKKKYKQLSRGMKTILSNIIGICSNSAITIFDEPTIGLDAVNRQEFYNIILDSYIKNPRTIIISTHLIDEIDDLLEHVIILNDGKIIIDEEIDVIKQKAHYITGNKEELEKLECIKNIKPKKTFGNTVAYFYYGDFNENDEKVLKNSNIDVGYIGLQDMFVNMTKKEEL; encoded by the coding sequence ATGAATAGTTCTATTAAGATAGAAAATTTATATCATAGTTTTAATAAACAAAATGTTTTTAATAATATGTCTTTAAACTTTGAAAAAAATAAAATATATGGTTTATTAGGTAAGAATGGAGCTGGAAAAACAACATTATTAAATATAATGGTAAATCAGTTAATTCAAAACGAAGGTGAGATAGAAATATTAGGAAAGAACCTAAAAGAAGATATAAAAGTTTTAGAAGAAGTTTGTATTGTCAGGGAAAAAGAATTTTATAGTCCAGATTTTAAAGTAGGTCAGGTATTTGAATTTTCTTCTAGTTTTTATAAAAGCTACGACAAGAGCTTAGAAGAAGAATTATGCAAATATTTTGATTTAAATACTAAAAAAAAGTATAAACAATTATCGAGAGGTATGAAAACCATACTTTCAAATATAATAGGTATTTGTTCTAATTCAGCTATCACTATATTTGATGAACCGACAATTGGTTTAGATGCAGTAAATAGACAAGAGTTTTATAACATAATTTTAGATAGTTATATAAAAAATCCAAGAACAATAATAATATCAACTCATTTGATTGATGAAATAGATGATTTATTGGAGCATGTAATAATATTAAATGATGGAAAAATTATTATAGATGAAGAAATTGATGTTATAAAACAAAAAGCTCATTATATTACTGGAAATAAAGAAGAGTTAGAAAAATTAGAGTGTATAAAAAATATAAAGCCTAAAAAGACATTTGGAAATACAGTTGCTTATTTTTACTATGGTGATTTTAATGAAAATGATGAAAAAGTACTTAAAAATTCAAATATTGATGTAGGATATATAGGGCTACAAGATATGTTTGTTAACATGACTAAGAAGGAGGAATTGTAA
- the murJ gene encoding murein biosynthesis integral membrane protein MurJ, giving the protein MSKVAKATFYLMIVTIISKILGMGRELVLSSIYGTGLYTESYLTAMNIPNIIFAAIGTAIVTTFIPMYQDIISKQGEKQALKFLNNVLNIIVGICIVVAILGVIFSKQLVSIFAIGFEGERFLLTVKFTKILIIGIIFIGITSVMSAFLQIKENFIVVGFGSIPYNIIIIISIMLSTVFGPYTLPLAAVLAIVVQLLFYMFFVRKTNYKYLYYLNFKDDSLIKLLALLSPVFIGVAVNQVNSLVDTTLASTLVKGSIPALTYADRLNGFVTGTFTASIVSVMYPMLSKLSAENNQKKFTSSVKSSINMIIISMIPISVASIFFATPVVRIIFERGAFDARATQMTATALIFYAVGMTAFGLRDILGKVFYSLQDTKTPMVNGIISVGVNIVLDLILIKPMAHGGLALATSSSSIACILLLFLNLERKVGYFGQDKIIKATLKSLVASLIMGVLTYFMYKFIFEILGVGTFNEFVSLTISVVVGGGIYTLLMTIFKVEEVDMILNIAKRKLHLKK; this is encoded by the coding sequence ATGAGCAAGGTAGCTAAAGCAACTTTTTATTTGATGATAGTTACTATAATCTCTAAAATTCTTGGTATGGGTAGAGAATTAGTACTATCATCAATTTATGGCACAGGCTTATATACAGAAAGTTATTTGACAGCTATGAATATACCAAATATTATATTTGCAGCAATAGGTACTGCTATAGTTACTACTTTTATTCCAATGTATCAAGATATAATTAGTAAACAAGGTGAAAAACAAGCACTAAAGTTTTTAAACAATGTTTTAAATATAATAGTTGGTATATGTATAGTTGTTGCTATACTAGGTGTTATTTTCTCAAAGCAACTTGTAAGTATATTTGCTATAGGGTTTGAGGGAGAGAGGTTTTTACTTACTGTAAAGTTTACTAAAATATTAATAATAGGAATAATATTTATAGGTATTACTAGCGTTATGTCAGCATTTTTACAAATTAAAGAGAACTTTATTGTAGTTGGGTTTGGGAGTATACCTTATAATATAATAATCATTATTTCAATAATGCTAAGTACTGTATTTGGACCATACACACTTCCACTTGCTGCTGTGCTTGCTATTGTAGTTCAGCTACTTTTTTACATGTTTTTTGTTAGAAAAACGAACTACAAATACTTATACTACTTGAATTTTAAAGATGATAGCCTTATTAAATTACTAGCATTACTTTCACCAGTATTTATAGGTGTTGCTGTTAATCAAGTGAATTCATTGGTGGATACAACCTTAGCCTCAACATTAGTGAAAGGTAGTATTCCAGCACTTACTTATGCAGATAGATTAAATGGCTTTGTTACAGGGACATTTACAGCTTCAATAGTATCTGTTATGTATCCAATGCTATCAAAGTTAAGTGCAGAAAATAATCAAAAGAAATTTACTAGTTCAGTTAAATCTAGTATAAATATGATAATAATTTCCATGATTCCCATTTCAGTTGCTTCTATTTTCTTTGCAACTCCTGTTGTTAGAATCATTTTTGAGAGAGGTGCTTTTGATGCTAGGGCAACCCAAATGACAGCAACTGCCTTAATTTTTTATGCAGTTGGGATGACTGCATTTGGTTTAAGAGATATTTTAGGAAAGGTTTTTTATTCATTACAAGATACAAAAACACCTATGGTAAATGGAATTATATCTGTTGGTGTAAATATAGTATTAGATTTGATTTTAATAAAACCAATGGCTCATGGTGGTCTTGCACTTGCAACTAGTTCATCATCAATTGCATGTATATTGTTACTTTTCTTGAATCTAGAAAGGAAGGTTGGATATTTTGGGCAAGATAAAATAATAAAAGCAACTTTGAAATCTTTAGTTGCATCTTTGATTATGGGTGTTTTAACATACTTTATGTATAAATTTATATTTGAAATTTTGGGAGTAGGAACATTTAATGAATTTGTATCATTAACTATTTCAGTTGTAGTTGGAGGTGGAATTTATACATTACTAATGACTATTTTTAAAGTTGAAGAAGTTGATATGATACTAAATATTGCAAAAAGAAAACTGCATTTAAAAAAGTAA
- a CDS encoding TlpA family protein disulfide reductase, producing MKRFFILILGCVFVLGMISGCTKEESKAVEKNKDNSEWFNNLETEDVDGNKVTKDMFSSKELTLINVWTTWCGPCVGEMPELETLSKEYESNNSNVAIKGLVVEVEGTDIKTGLSDEEKNLVKDIMKKSGVTYQQLTVSEELKKTDFKRIVGFPTSYFVDKKGNFVGEKVTGANSKEEWKKIIDERLKMVKSNE from the coding sequence ATGAAAAGGTTTTTTATATTAATTTTAGGATGTGTTTTTGTTTTAGGTATGATTTCTGGTTGTACCAAAGAAGAATCTAAGGCAGTAGAAAAAAACAAAGATAATAGTGAATGGTTTAATAATTTAGAGACGGAGGATGTTGATGGAAATAAGGTAACAAAAGATATGTTTTCAAGTAAAGAACTTACCCTTATTAATGTTTGGACTACTTGGTGTGGACCATGTGTAGGTGAAATGCCAGAACTTGAGACCTTATCAAAAGAATATGAAAGTAATAATTCAAATGTAGCTATAAAAGGGTTAGTTGTGGAAGTTGAAGGAACTGATATTAAAACTGGTCTTTCAGATGAAGAGAAAAACTTAGTTAAAGATATTATGAAAAAGTCAGGTGTTACTTATCAACAATTAACTGTATCTGAAGAGCTTAAAAAAACTGATTTTAAGAGAATTGTAGGGTTTCCAACAAGCTATTTTGTAGACAAGAAAGGAAACTTTGTAGGTGAAAAAGTCACAGGTGCAAATAGCAAGGAAGAGTGGAAAAAAATTATAGATGAAAGACTAAAAATGGTAAAAAGCAATGAGTAA
- a CDS encoding lactate utilization protein produces MIRQTPLEKRYDKLGPHIVTSLKKRYFDAYYCKTRNEALQQVLDLIPQNHVVSWGGSETLKELGIQTAIREKGVRVIDRDLAKTPEERIEIMRQALLCDTFLMSSNAISEDGQLFNIDGNGNRVAAMIFGPKNVIVVAGMNKIVKNIDDAMQRTRTVASPAVVQRFQDVNTPCYINGSCIDCTSPESICAYMVTTRISRPAKKIKVILVGENLGL; encoded by the coding sequence ATGATAAGACAAACACCATTAGAAAAACGATACGACAAGTTAGGCCCTCATATTGTTACATCTCTTAAAAAACGTTATTTTGATGCTTATTACTGTAAAACTAGAAATGAGGCTTTGCAACAAGTTTTAGATTTAATTCCTCAAAATCATGTAGTATCGTGGGGAGGCTCTGAAACCCTTAAAGAATTGGGGATACAAACTGCTATTAGAGAAAAAGGGGTTAGAGTTATTGATAGAGATTTAGCAAAAACTCCAGAAGAAAGAATAGAAATTATGCGTCAAGCACTTCTATGCGATACTTTTTTGATGAGTAGTAATGCAATTAGTGAAGATGGACAACTCTTTAATATTGATGGAAATGGTAATCGTGTAGCTGCAATGATATTTGGTCCAAAGAATGTTATTGTTGTAGCTGGTATGAATAAAATTGTAAAAAATATTGATGATGCAATGCAAAGAACTAGAACAGTTGCATCTCCAGCAGTTGTTCAACGTTTTCAAGATGTCAATACTCCTTGTTATATTAATGGAAGCTGTATAGATTGTACAAGCCCTGAAAGCATTTGTGCATATATGGTTACCACAAGAATTAGCCGTCCAGCAAAAAAAATAAAAGTAATATTAGTAGGAGAAAATCTTGGTCTATAA
- a CDS encoding GntR family transcriptional regulator, which produces MKLVLNNEEPIFIQIARAIEDEILSDGIKEEEQVPSTTELSKLYKINPATVLKGINILVDKNILYKKRGIGMFVSDGAKTIIKEARKENFKHNFVRNLLQEANKLEINRDELVDIIINFKED; this is translated from the coding sequence ATGAAATTAGTACTAAACAATGAAGAACCCATATTTATTCAGATAGCACGAGCAATTGAAGATGAGATACTGTCAGATGGAATAAAAGAAGAAGAACAGGTTCCATCAACAACCGAGCTTTCAAAGCTTTATAAAATTAATCCAGCTACAGTATTAAAGGGTATAAATATATTGGTTGATAAGAATATTTTATATAAGAAGAGGGGGATAGGGATGTTTGTATCAGATGGTGCAAAAACTATTATAAAAGAAGCCAGAAAAGAAAATTTTAAACATAATTTTGTAAGAAATCTACTTCAAGAAGCTAACAAATTAGAAATAAATAGAGACGAATTAGTTGATATTATAATTAATTTCAAGGAGGATTAA
- a CDS encoding sigma-70 family RNA polymerase sigma factor, which yields MDTKKENNYENYICVGSSNVSNAMKMYLKEIEEYKMLSAGEEVELAKEIINSSSVAKEKFINSNYRLVVSIAKRYKRDSIDMLDLIQAGNIGLIKAVEKYDYKKGYKFSTYATWWIKQSITRYIDDCENTIRIPIHLHQRINFVKKKKQELLNLLLREPTVDEIADACGLEVDKVLELLRRDKNVVSLDTPLKEDEDSSLVEFIPSDADFKDVVIHEVEQHNLKEKIEELLTGLGEQEQKVLRMRFGIDDDDPKTLEQIGKVFGVTRERIRQIEAKAIRKLRHPSKLKQLKNFY from the coding sequence ATGGATACTAAAAAAGAAAATAATTATGAAAATTATATTTGTGTGGGTTCATCAAATGTATCAAATGCTATGAAAATGTATTTAAAGGAAATCGAGGAATACAAAATGTTGTCAGCAGGAGAAGAGGTAGAGCTGGCTAAGGAAATAATCAACTCATCTTCAGTAGCAAAGGAAAAATTTATAAATTCAAATTATAGGTTGGTAGTGAGTATAGCAAAGAGGTATAAAAGAGACAGTATTGATATGTTAGATTTAATTCAAGCAGGGAATATAGGACTTATAAAAGCTGTAGAAAAGTACGATTATAAAAAAGGATACAAATTTAGCACTTATGCAACTTGGTGGATAAAACAAAGTATAACAAGATATATTGATGATTGCGAAAATACTATTAGGATACCTATACATCTTCATCAGAGAATAAATTTTGTAAAGAAAAAGAAACAAGAACTTTTAAATTTATTATTGAGAGAGCCAACTGTAGATGAGATTGCTGATGCATGTGGTCTAGAAGTTGACAAAGTATTGGAATTATTAAGACGAGATAAAAATGTTGTATCTTTGGATACTCCATTAAAAGAAGATGAGGATAGTAGTTTAGTTGAATTTATACCATCAGACGCTGATTTTAAGGATGTTGTAATACATGAAGTTGAACAACATAATTTAAAAGAAAAAATAGAAGAATTGCTTACAGGTCTTGGAGAGCAAGAACAGAAAGTTTTAAGAATGAGATTTGGAATTGATGATGATGACCCTAAAACACTAGAACAGATTGGGAAGGTATTTGGTGTTACTAGAGAACGAATAAGACAAATAGAAGCTAAAGCAATAAGAAAATTAAGACATCCAAGTAAGTTAAAACAATTAAAGAATTTTTATTGA
- a CDS encoding type I restriction enzyme HsdR N-terminal domain-containing protein → MSKELVKDRVIKYLIEDLLVPQDMIDTNVELAEFEEGAEGILDIVVNVKDEEDYYAPVMIVQCLDEDVELEGEVLQKQIEFLEEVDNITMSGRLVLTNGDAMMYADWRGEEYDTEAALPTYDIMVKEFNEMEQQIKDLEEHHHHDENCGCGCNHHEN, encoded by the coding sequence ATGTCAAAGGAATTAGTAAAAGATAGAGTAATAAAATATTTAATAGAAGATTTATTAGTACCTCAGGATATGATTGATACAAATGTTGAGTTGGCAGAATTTGAAGAAGGTGCAGAAGGAATTTTAGATATTGTTGTAAATGTTAAAGATGAAGAAGATTATTATGCACCTGTGATGATAGTGCAATGTTTAGATGAAGATGTGGAGTTAGAAGGGGAAGTTTTACAAAAACAAATAGAATTTTTAGAAGAAGTGGATAATATAACTATGTCAGGTAGACTGGTTTTAACTAATGGAGATGCTATGATGTACGCTGATTGGAGAGGTGAAGAATACGATACGGAGGCAGCTCTTCCAACTTATGATATAATGGTAAAAGAGTTTAATGAAATGGAACAACAGATAAAAGATTTAGAAGAGCATCATCACCACGATGAAAATTGTGGATGTGGATGTAATCATCATGAAAATTAA